The following are encoded together in the Vibrio zhugei genome:
- a CDS encoding DUF2057 family protein: protein MKKSAALLLAFSFVGLSSVANAKVVLQIPQNVDLLAVNGEAPEKAKGLFPSDNEELKDGINQIVFQYIPTFTVHKSDLRKAYSDVYVAKIKASDTSLTFKLPEYRNLEQARQSITHMDWSLVDDKNQNVVIAQDKLEKEGVQFGRDYVAEVQRYNQTMGPAVLTSGAVVLSQAKSSSTEASASAGKKALSSNANVTNLKQLKLWYKKSSPQERKAFRKWIIDQE from the coding sequence ATGAAAAAATCAGCAGCACTGCTTCTCGCGTTCTCGTTCGTCGGCTTATCAAGCGTTGCTAATGCGAAAGTCGTTTTACAGATCCCGCAAAATGTTGACTTATTAGCGGTTAACGGCGAAGCGCCAGAAAAGGCGAAAGGATTGTTTCCTTCAGATAATGAGGAACTAAAAGACGGCATCAACCAGATTGTCTTTCAGTACATTCCAACGTTTACTGTACACAAATCGGATTTACGTAAGGCGTACAGCGACGTTTATGTGGCTAAGATCAAGGCCAGTGATACGTCGTTAACGTTTAAACTGCCAGAATACCGCAATCTTGAGCAAGCACGTCAAAGCATTACTCATATGGATTGGTCCTTAGTCGATGATAAGAATCAGAATGTGGTGATCGCTCAAGACAAGCTAGAAAAAGAGGGGGTTCAGTTTGGACGTGATTATGTGGCAGAAGTGCAGCGCTATAACCAAACAATGGGACCTGCTGTATTGACGAGTGGCGCAGTGGTGTTAAGTCAAGCGAAGAGCTCGTCGACAGAGGCATCCGCCTCGGCAGGAAAGAAAGCTCTGTCTTCCAATGCAAATGTGACTAACCTAAAACAGCTTAAGCTATGGTATAAAAAGTCATCGCCTCAAGAGCGTAAAGCATTCCGTAAATGGATTATCGATCAAGAGTAA
- a CDS encoding YchJ family protein, giving the protein MNTCPCGSGASYTDCCQPIHLNPSNALLPEQLMRARYCAHVLGLVDFVIETYHPSCQAEQEREQIAASVQSQWLKLEVLGHAKGSHEDEGFVHFKAHFSDGQQAHCLEENSRFLRHNHRWYYIDGTFPDTPLQPKIGRNDPCRCGSGKKFKKCCG; this is encoded by the coding sequence ATGAATACATGTCCATGTGGCTCTGGGGCATCTTATACGGATTGCTGCCAACCAATTCACCTCAACCCGAGTAACGCCCTACTTCCAGAACAATTAATGCGAGCGCGCTATTGTGCCCATGTGCTGGGCTTAGTTGACTTTGTCATCGAGACGTATCACCCATCCTGCCAAGCAGAACAAGAGCGTGAGCAGATCGCGGCGTCAGTGCAAAGCCAATGGTTAAAGTTAGAGGTATTGGGACACGCCAAAGGGTCCCATGAAGATGAAGGGTTCGTGCATTTCAAAGCCCATTTCTCCGATGGACAGCAAGCCCACTGTTTAGAAGAGAATTCACGTTTCCTTCGCCATAATCATCGCTGGTACTATATTGATGGAACCTTCCCAGACACTCCCCTGCAGCCGAAAATCGGACGCAATGACCCGTGTCGATGTGGCAGTGGCAAAAAATTTAAGAAATGTTGCGGCTAA
- the lpxH gene encoding UDP-2,3-diacylglucosamine diphosphatase — MHKTFFISDLHLTPSRPDITACFLHFMRYEAIHCDALYVLGDLFDFWVGDDDNSPFAKQVRAAFQALTSSGVPCYFIQGNRDFLLGKRFARQTGVTLLPEEHVIELYGRKAVILHGDTLCTADVSYQAFRKKVHQPWLQFIFNRLPMVLKRKIVSRIQSDIRSDKQTKQLEIMDVTPYEVVQVMHKHQVDLMIHGHTHRPNIHHDEVHQQTRIVLGDWYEQGSVLVVTPDDYALEHRDFTL; from the coding sequence ATGCATAAAACATTTTTTATATCCGATCTTCATCTCACTCCTTCTCGCCCTGATATTACTGCGTGTTTTCTCCATTTCATGCGTTATGAAGCCATTCATTGCGATGCGCTGTATGTGCTCGGTGATCTGTTTGATTTTTGGGTGGGTGATGATGATAACAGCCCGTTTGCTAAGCAGGTTCGCGCTGCTTTTCAAGCGCTGACCTCGTCAGGGGTTCCGTGTTATTTCATTCAAGGCAATCGCGATTTTTTACTTGGTAAACGGTTTGCACGGCAAACGGGCGTCACATTATTACCCGAAGAGCATGTGATTGAGCTGTATGGTCGCAAAGCGGTGATTCTCCATGGCGATACGTTATGCACCGCCGATGTCAGTTATCAAGCTTTTCGTAAAAAGGTCCATCAACCTTGGTTGCAATTTATCTTTAACCGTTTGCCTATGGTCTTAAAACGCAAAATTGTCTCGCGTATACAATCGGATATCCGTAGCGATAAACAGACCAAACAGCTTGAAATCATGGATGTCACTCCATATGAAGTGGTGCAAGTCATGCACAAGCATCAGGTCGATCTTATGATTCATGGTCATACTCATCGGCCCAACATCCATCATGATGAAGTGCATCAGCAAACTCGAATCGTGTTAGGGGATTGGTACGAACAAGGCTCCGTATTAGTCGTCACACCGGACGACTACGCTTTAGAGCATCGAGATTTTACACTATAA
- a CDS encoding porin: protein MKKTLIALAVLASAGSVNAAEILKTDTASVDFYGQLREEIKQISYDAGKLKSTQTSTSVSSGSSRAGVNARYAVSSDLDVLATVEFGIGQTNSGDNRKHYIGFASKDYGTLTLGKQSILTDDIWGVENDYIGWGYSVLPEADGYDMNWLQDAMLKYSFQNDSGWVRAAYSYDNGKSDPETAELYAGTTFGNFDVYGGLGYQRDETSTDASVVADNGKAKVKPAATKDTTLTHGMLTVNYNGEGWNLGTTYWHAKVEDDTANTNTTLNTDSYVVAGSYSVTKKTSVFGGFEYIDDFQEEDNTYNNTYAGVLYQYASWSKLYVETGISDDNRYGTDRYYGIGTRLYW from the coding sequence ATGAAAAAGACTCTGATCGCTCTAGCGGTACTTGCATCAGCAGGTTCAGTTAACGCAGCTGAGATCCTAAAAACAGATACCGCATCGGTAGATTTTTATGGTCAACTTCGCGAAGAAATCAAACAGATCAGCTATGACGCTGGCAAACTGAAAAGTACGCAAACATCAACAAGCGTTTCTTCTGGTTCTTCTCGTGCTGGTGTTAATGCTCGTTACGCGGTTTCAAGCGATTTGGATGTGCTTGCAACAGTCGAGTTTGGTATTGGCCAAACTAACAGTGGTGATAACCGTAAACACTACATTGGTTTCGCGTCAAAAGACTACGGAACACTAACACTGGGTAAACAATCTATCCTTACAGATGATATCTGGGGCGTCGAAAACGACTACATCGGTTGGGGTTACAGCGTACTTCCTGAAGCGGACGGTTACGACATGAACTGGCTGCAAGATGCAATGCTTAAGTACTCTTTCCAAAATGACAGTGGTTGGGTTCGCGCAGCATACTCTTACGACAACGGTAAGTCTGATCCAGAAACGGCTGAACTATACGCAGGTACTACGTTCGGTAACTTCGATGTTTACGGTGGCCTTGGTTACCAACGTGACGAAACATCAACAGACGCGTCAGTAGTTGCTGACAATGGTAAAGCGAAAGTAAAACCAGCGGCAACTAAAGACACAACCTTGACTCACGGTATGTTGACTGTAAACTACAACGGTGAAGGTTGGAACCTAGGTACGACTTACTGGCACGCAAAAGTTGAAGATGATACGGCGAACACTAACACCACGCTAAACACTGACTCTTACGTTGTTGCTGGTTCTTACAGCGTGACTAAGAAAACATCAGTATTTGGTGGCTTCGAGTACATCGATGACTTCCAAGAAGAAGACAACACTTACAACAACACTTACGCAGGTGTACTTTACCAATACGCAAGCTGGTCTAAGCTATACGTAGAAACAGGTATCTCTGATGATAACCGTTACGGCACAGACCGTTACTACGGCATCGGTACTCGTCTATACTGGTAA